One genomic segment of Fusobacterium mortiferum ATCC 9817 includes these proteins:
- a CDS encoding P27 family phage terminase small subunit has product MGARKSLRDTTKHLTVVERQVKELEEERAKTFVGREQLKHPPDWLVDDVAIAEWKRLVKELESTPIFNNLDYNNLGAYCNAVARYSEIVKQVGTKFRIGKELNNLVQLELRYSDEIKKYASLLGLTLDGKLKLITGDIKIESNQTNEEFGDI; this is encoded by the coding sequence ATGGGAGCTAGAAAATCATTAAGAGATACAACCAAGCATCTTACCGTTGTAGAAAGACAAGTAAAAGAGCTTGAGGAAGAGAGAGCAAAAACCTTTGTAGGAAGAGAACAGCTAAAGCATCCTCCAGATTGGTTAGTAGATGATGTTGCAATAGCTGAATGGAAAAGACTAGTAAAAGAACTAGAATCAACTCCTATTTTTAATAATTTAGATTATAACAACTTAGGAGCTTACTGTAATGCTGTAGCTAGATATAGTGAGATAGTTAAACAAGTAGGAACTAAATTCAGAATAGGAAAAGAGCTAAATAACTTGGTACAGCTTGAATTGAGATATTCAGATGAGATTAAAAAATATGCAAGTCTATTAGGCTTAACACTAGATGGGAAGCTTAAACTAATAACTGGAGATATTAAGATTGAATCAAATCAGACTAATGAAGAGTTTGGAGATATATGA
- a CDS encoding terminase large subunit: MTILEELIDYSNKCISGEIVSGKKHKWACMRFLKDIENAKYIWNELEAEKIVKWFTYLRHSKGELAGQPIILTSWQKFILCQVYGWKTKEGKRRFRKAFVEVARKNAKTQMQAGSVLYEISVMSTKNQETLETYCAATKKDQSKLLFVEAQNMLRGSVLAPKFKIIRDKIIHIKSNSFLNPLSKQDGKNGDGTNPAVLILDEYHQHPTTEFYDLGLGAASKEPLLFIITTAGMDLNAPCFTQEYAYCSDLLNPDVDLDNDEYFVDICEADEGDDKGSLETWKKANPIRAYYQEGINKLASDYEVAKMIPEKMIAFMTKCLNIWVQATENGYMDIAKWKACEVKKLPFEISNKDVFVGFDMSAKIDLTSVGFVIPVKDENGVTKYIVFSHSFVPNIEKLREREIVDKMPYLSWAKQGYITITNSQVVDQGVVWEYVTKFCTENQLNIDTLCFDPANSSKMMMDLSNQGHKCVEVYQSHKSLNESTAGFREQVYEGNIIYLPNPVLNFAMKNAVVRQSNGLIKIDKDATRKRIDPVDSLLAAFKLAQYYEFVFDYNKYSDLIESIYE; this comes from the coding sequence ATGACTATATTAGAAGAACTTATAGATTATTCTAATAAATGTATCTCTGGAGAAATAGTAAGTGGTAAAAAGCATAAATGGGCTTGTATGAGATTTTTAAAGGACATTGAAAATGCTAAATATATTTGGAATGAGTTAGAAGCTGAAAAAATAGTGAAATGGTTTACTTATTTGAGGCACTCAAAAGGAGAGTTAGCTGGACAACCTATTATTTTAACTTCTTGGCAAAAATTCATACTATGTCAAGTATATGGATGGAAAACTAAAGAAGGGAAAAGGAGATTTAGAAAAGCTTTTGTTGAAGTTGCTAGAAAAAATGCTAAAACTCAAATGCAAGCTGGTTCAGTTCTCTATGAGATTTCAGTTATGTCTACTAAAAATCAAGAAACTTTAGAAACCTATTGTGCAGCAACTAAAAAAGACCAGTCAAAACTACTATTTGTAGAGGCTCAAAATATGTTAAGGGGAAGTGTTTTAGCTCCAAAATTCAAAATAATAAGAGATAAAATTATTCATATCAAATCTAATTCCTTTCTAAATCCTCTCAGTAAACAAGATGGGAAAAATGGGGATGGAACTAACCCAGCTGTTCTCATATTAGATGAATATCATCAACACCCTACTACAGAGTTTTATGACTTAGGATTGGGGGCAGCATCTAAAGAACCTTTATTATTTATTATTACCACAGCTGGAATGGATTTAAATGCTCCATGTTTTACTCAGGAATATGCTTATTGCTCTGATTTACTTAATCCAGATGTAGATTTAGATAATGATGAGTATTTTGTAGATATATGTGAAGCTGATGAGGGAGATGATAAAGGAAGTTTAGAAACTTGGAAAAAAGCTAATCCAATAAGAGCTTATTATCAAGAGGGGATAAATAAATTAGCATCTGATTATGAAGTAGCTAAGATGATTCCAGAAAAGATGATAGCCTTTATGACTAAGTGCTTAAATATTTGGGTACAAGCTACTGAGAATGGATATATGGACATAGCTAAATGGAAAGCTTGTGAAGTAAAAAAATTACCCTTTGAAATATCTAATAAAGATGTTTTTGTAGGTTTTGACATGTCAGCTAAGATTGACTTAACATCAGTAGGCTTTGTTATTCCAGTTAAAGATGAAAATGGAGTTACAAAGTATATTGTATTTAGCCATTCTTTTGTACCTAATATTGAAAAACTTAGAGAAAGAGAAATAGTTGATAAGATGCCATATCTTAGCTGGGCTAAGCAAGGATATATCACTATAACTAATTCTCAAGTAGTAGACCAAGGTGTAGTGTGGGAGTATGTAACAAAGTTCTGTACTGAAAATCAATTAAATATAGATACTCTTTGTTTTGACCCAGCAAACTCTTCAAAAATGATGATGGACTTATCTAATCAAGGACATAAATGTGTAGAAGTATATCAATCACATAAATCATTAAATGAGAGTACAGCTGGATTCAGAGAACAGGTATATGAGGGCAATATCATATACCTTCCTAATCCTGTATTAAACTTTGCCATGAAAAATGCAGTAGTAAGACAAAGTAATGGATTAATTAAAATTGATAAAGATGCCACTAGAAAGAGAATTGACCCAGTTGACTCTCTATTAGCAGCATTTAAACTAGCTCAATACTATGAATTTGTATTTGATTATAATAAATATTCAGATTTAATAGAAAGCATCTATGAATAG
- a CDS encoding phage portal protein, translated as MFEIIKKILAKLSGASKSGTPINTDSNSLFDILGQLNEDTEVQQDISETIYFICLKHLSESLGKMQWEKREITKKKGRETIFDNDLDLLLNIRPNPYMSAITFWQTVELNRNHYGNSYVYIERDGKKIKNLWQLPSNEVEIWIDNKGYFGLKDSIWYVWNDSRSGKRYSFLQDDILHFKTHMSWDGLSGTAVRDILKTQLNTQKSALNFLKRIYSSSTLGTKVVVHYTGELNDAKAKNMVDKIANFAKAKESGAFIPLPMGYQAQLLEMKLADSQFFENNKNTALQIAAAFGIKPNVINDYTKSSYSNSETQQLDFYVNTLQPLFLIYEQELSYKLLHPRDLERGQRLVINEDILFKMDNQTKANVYSNYVQNFIMTPNEVREALNLPYVKGGDKLVGNGNAISLDKAGEQYTKGGDENKNTITE; from the coding sequence GTGTTTGAGATTATAAAAAAAATATTAGCTAAGCTTTCAGGAGCTTCAAAGAGTGGTACACCTATAAATACAGATTCAAACTCTCTTTTTGACATCTTAGGACAACTTAATGAAGATACAGAGGTACAACAAGATATATCTGAAACTATATATTTTATTTGCTTAAAGCATCTATCTGAAAGTTTAGGGAAAATGCAATGGGAGAAAAGAGAGATTACTAAGAAAAAAGGAAGAGAAACCATATTTGATAATGATTTAGATTTACTATTAAATATAAGACCTAATCCATATATGAGTGCTATAACATTTTGGCAAACAGTAGAATTAAATCGTAATCATTATGGGAACTCTTATGTCTATATCGAAAGAGATGGGAAAAAAATTAAAAATCTCTGGCAATTACCCAGTAATGAAGTTGAAATTTGGATTGATAACAAAGGCTATTTTGGACTAAAAGATAGTATTTGGTATGTGTGGAATGACAGTAGAAGTGGAAAAAGATATTCATTTTTACAAGATGATATATTACATTTCAAAACTCATATGAGTTGGGATGGACTATCTGGAACAGCAGTTCGTGATATTTTAAAAACTCAACTAAATACTCAAAAGTCAGCTTTGAACTTTTTAAAGAGAATATATTCCAGTTCTACATTAGGAACTAAAGTAGTAGTTCATTATACTGGAGAATTAAATGATGCTAAAGCTAAAAATATGGTGGATAAGATAGCAAATTTTGCTAAAGCTAAAGAGAGTGGAGCTTTTATTCCTTTACCTATGGGATATCAAGCTCAGTTATTAGAAATGAAACTAGCTGATTCTCAGTTCTTTGAAAATAATAAGAATACAGCTCTTCAAATAGCTGCTGCCTTTGGAATAAAACCTAATGTCATAAATGATTATACCAAAAGTTCATATAGTAATAGCGAAACTCAACAGTTAGATTTTTATGTAAATACATTGCAACCTTTATTTTTAATCTACGAACAGGAATTGAGTTATAAGCTACTTCATCCAAGAGATTTAGAAAGAGGGCAAAGGTTAGTTATAAATGAAGATATTCTATTTAAAATGGATAACCAAACTAAAGCTAATGTATATTCAAACTATGTTCAAAACTTCATTATGACACCTAATGAAGTTCGAGAAGCACTAAATTTACCATATGTAAAGGGAGGGGATAAACTTGTAGGAAATGGAAATGCTATCAGCCTAGATAAAGCTGGAGAACAATATACGAAAGGAGGAGATGAAAATAAAAATACAATTACAGAATAA